A region of Massilia sp. WG5 DNA encodes the following proteins:
- the map gene encoding type I methionyl aminopeptidase: MSITIKTQEEIEGMRIAGRLGAEVLDYITPFVKPGVTTGELDRLCHEYMVQVQGTVPAPLNYAPPGYPPFPKAVCTSVNDVICHGIPGDKVLKAGDAVNIDVTVITKDGYHGDNSRMFLLGEPSIQARRLSEVTYECMWLGISKVKPGAHLGDIGHVIQQHAEKNGFSVVREFCGHGIGKVFHEEPQVLHYGRPGTGEELVAGMIFTIEPMINAGKRDIREMPDGWTIKTKDRSLSAQWEHMILVTETGYEVLTTSAGTPPPPAIVLNTDAIPA; encoded by the coding sequence ATGTCCATCACCATCAAGACCCAAGAAGAGATCGAAGGCATGCGCATCGCCGGCCGCCTCGGCGCCGAAGTGCTCGACTACATCACGCCTTTCGTCAAGCCGGGCGTCACCACCGGCGAGCTCGATCGCCTCTGCCACGAATACATGGTCCAGGTACAGGGCACCGTGCCGGCGCCGCTGAACTACGCGCCGCCGGGCTACCCGCCGTTCCCGAAGGCGGTCTGCACCTCGGTCAACGACGTGATCTGCCACGGCATCCCGGGCGACAAGGTGCTGAAGGCCGGCGACGCCGTGAATATCGACGTCACCGTCATCACCAAGGACGGCTACCACGGCGACAACAGCCGCATGTTCCTGCTCGGCGAACCCTCGATCCAGGCGCGCCGCCTGTCGGAAGTCACCTATGAATGCATGTGGCTGGGCATCAGCAAGGTCAAGCCGGGCGCGCACCTGGGCGACATCGGCCACGTGATCCAGCAGCACGCCGAGAAGAACGGCTTTTCGGTGGTGCGCGAATTCTGCGGCCACGGCATCGGCAAGGTGTTCCACGAAGAGCCCCAGGTGCTGCACTACGGCCGTCCGGGCACCGGCGAGGAACTGGTGGCGGGCATGATCTTCACGATCGAACCGATGATCAACGCCGGCAAGCGCGACATCCGCGAGATGCCGGACGGCTGGACCATCAAGACCAAGGACCGCAGCCTGTCGGCCCAGTGGGAGCACATGATCCTGGTGACGGAAACCGGCTACGAAGTGCTGACCACCTCGGCCGGCACGCCGCCGCCGCCGGCGATCGTGCTGAACACGGACGCCATCCCCGCCTGA
- a CDS encoding [protein-PII] uridylyltransferase, whose protein sequence is MSRAAIDQPHVQHQVQLRQRLKDERQHIIDDFRANGKPEKLLRGLRHSVDGVLADAWQAAGLPAGTALVGVGGYGRGELFPYSDVDLLILLGDPPDALTQAKLEQFVQLLWDLGLEIGHSIRTVDECMSESAADITVQTSLLEARLVSGSQPLFAELQRRYAEAMDAQAFFHAKTAEMRLRHAKYEFTPYSLEPNVKESPGALRDLQVILWVAKAAGLGNSWTQLAIRGLITRQEARQLMEKEYAFKDIRIRLHLQTRRREDRLVFDVQTAIAETFGLSSTGQGLEARRASEYLMQRYYWAAKVVTQMNTILLQNIEAQLFPQDSRPMPINPRFNEVGGFIDIALDDTFQAEPSTVLEIFVLMTERPDIKGMTARTIRALWHARTLIDESFRANPVHRALFLRILQAPRGIVHALRRMNDMGILGRYLPNFRRIIGQMQHDLFHVYTVDQHIMMVVRNMRRFTMTEHAHEYPFCSQLMANFRDRWLLYVAALFHDIAKGRGGDHSELGKQDVLEFCRDHGVSQGDTELVVFLVEQHLTMSQVAQKQDLSDPDVVKAFAGLVRDERHLTALYLLTVADIRGTSPKVWNAWKAKLLEDLYKMTLRVLGGEPHSADRELRARQQEALATLRLFGLGPQAHEALWKQLDMAYFLRHDASDIAWQTRSLHDKLGRDTPVVKSRLAPIGEGLQVTVYVKDQPDLFARICSYFDRKNFSILDAKIHTTRDGYALDTFLITDEHFANSYRDIISLIEHELCQVLTHQEALSPPLRARLSRMSRSFPIVPTVELRPDERGQFWLLSIAANDRNGLLYAIASVLARYRINLHTAKIMTLGERVEDVFLIDGQALNNQRVQVQLETELLDALKI, encoded by the coding sequence ATGTCCCGCGCCGCCATCGACCAGCCCCACGTCCAGCACCAGGTGCAGCTGCGCCAGCGCCTGAAGGACGAGCGCCAGCACATCATCGACGACTTCCGTGCGAACGGCAAACCCGAGAAACTGCTGCGCGGCCTGCGCCACAGCGTCGACGGGGTGCTGGCCGACGCCTGGCAGGCCGCCGGCCTGCCGGCCGGGACGGCGCTGGTCGGGGTCGGCGGCTACGGCCGCGGCGAGCTTTTCCCCTACTCCGACGTCGACCTCCTGATCCTGCTGGGCGATCCGCCCGATGCGCTGACCCAGGCCAAACTGGAGCAGTTCGTCCAGCTGCTGTGGGACCTCGGCCTGGAAATCGGGCACAGCATCCGCACCGTCGACGAGTGCATGAGCGAGTCGGCGGCCGACATCACCGTGCAGACCAGCCTGCTGGAAGCGCGCCTGGTGAGCGGCAGCCAGCCGCTGTTCGCCGAACTGCAGCGGCGCTACGCCGAGGCGATGGATGCCCAGGCCTTCTTCCACGCCAAGACCGCCGAGATGCGGCTGCGCCACGCCAAGTACGAATTCACGCCCTACAGCCTGGAGCCGAACGTCAAGGAAAGCCCGGGCGCGCTGCGCGACCTGCAGGTGATCCTGTGGGTGGCCAAGGCCGCGGGACTCGGCAACTCCTGGACCCAGCTGGCGATCCGCGGCCTGATCACGCGCCAGGAAGCGCGCCAGCTGATGGAGAAGGAATACGCCTTCAAGGACATCCGCATCCGCCTGCACCTGCAGACCCGGCGCCGCGAAGACCGCCTGGTGTTCGACGTCCAGACCGCGATCGCCGAGACCTTCGGCCTCAGCTCGACCGGCCAGGGACTGGAAGCGCGCCGCGCCAGCGAATACCTGATGCAGCGCTACTACTGGGCCGCGAAGGTCGTGACCCAGATGAACACCATCCTGCTGCAGAACATCGAGGCCCAGCTGTTCCCGCAGGATTCCCGGCCGATGCCGATCAACCCGCGCTTCAACGAAGTCGGCGGCTTCATCGACATCGCGCTGGATGACACCTTCCAGGCCGAGCCGTCGACGGTGCTGGAGATCTTCGTGCTGATGACCGAGCGGCCCGACATCAAGGGCATGACGGCGCGCACCATCCGCGCGCTGTGGCATGCGCGCACCTTGATCGACGAATCCTTCCGCGCCAACCCGGTCCACCGCGCGCTGTTCCTGCGCATCCTGCAGGCGCCCCGCGGCATCGTGCACGCGCTGCGCCGCATGAACGACATGGGCATCCTCGGCCGCTACCTGCCGAACTTCCGCCGCATCATCGGCCAGATGCAGCACGACCTGTTCCACGTCTACACCGTCGACCAGCACATCATGATGGTGGTGCGGAACATGCGCCGCTTCACGATGACGGAGCACGCCCACGAATACCCGTTCTGCAGCCAGCTGATGGCCAACTTCCGCGACCGCTGGCTGCTGTACGTCGCCGCGCTGTTCCACGACATCGCGAAGGGCCGCGGCGGCGACCATTCCGAACTCGGCAAGCAGGACGTGCTGGAGTTCTGCCGCGACCACGGCGTCTCGCAGGGCGATACCGAGCTGGTGGTGTTCCTGGTCGAGCAGCACCTGACCATGTCCCAGGTCGCGCAGAAGCAGGACCTGTCGGATCCGGACGTGGTCAAGGCTTTCGCCGGCCTGGTGCGCGACGAGCGCCACCTGACCGCGCTGTACCTGCTGACCGTCGCGGACATCCGCGGCACCAGCCCGAAAGTGTGGAACGCCTGGAAGGCCAAGCTGCTGGAAGACCTGTACAAGATGACGCTGCGGGTGCTGGGCGGCGAGCCGCACTCGGCCGACCGCGAGCTGCGCGCGCGCCAGCAGGAGGCGCTGGCCACGCTGCGCCTGTTCGGGCTCGGCCCGCAGGCCCACGAAGCGCTGTGGAAGCAGCTCGACATGGCCTACTTCCTGCGCCACGACGCCTCCGACATCGCCTGGCAGACCCGCTCCCTGCACGACAAGCTGGGACGCGACACGCCGGTCGTGAAATCGCGCCTGGCGCCGATCGGCGAAGGCCTGCAGGTGACGGTGTACGTGAAAGACCAGCCCGACCTGTTCGCGCGCATCTGCAGCTATTTCGACCGCAAGAATTTTTCGATCCTGGACGCCAAGATCCACACGACCCGGGACGGCTACGCGCTCGACACCTTCCTGATCACGGACGAGCACTTCGCCAACAGCTACCGCGACATCATCAGCCTGATCGAGCACGAGCTGTGCCAGGTGCTGACGCACCAGGAAGCGCTCAGCCCTCCCCTGCGCGCGCGCCTGTCGCGCATGTCGCGCAGCTTCCCGATCGTGCCGACCGTCGAGCTGCGCCCGGACGAACGCGGCCAGTTCTGGCTGCTGTCGATCGCCGCCAACGACCGCAATGGCCTGCTGTACGCGATCGCCAGCGTCCTGGCGCGCTACCGCATCAACCTGCACACCGCCAAGATCATGACCCTGGGCGAGCGCGTCGAGGACGTGTTCCTGATCGATGGGCAGGCGCTCAACAACCAGCGGGTGCAGGTGCAGCTCGAGACCGAGCTGCTCGACGCGCTGAAAATTTAA
- a CDS encoding pseudouridine synthase — translation MTEPVRLSKRMSEMGLSSRREADDWIAKGWVRVDGKVVSELGSKVLPHQKITVERQAAAEQSKRVTVLINKPVGYVSGQAEDGYKPAVVLVKPENRWKDDPSPEQFHPTQLRSLVPAGRLDIDSVGLLVLTQDGRIARQLIGEDTAIEKEYLVRVQYTKPGKLPDAELKKLNHGLWMDGKPLLPAKVRWQNEDQLSFTLKEGRKRQIRRMCDMVGLKVIGLKRVRIGRVKLGDLPPGQWRYLGADEGF, via the coding sequence ATGACCGAACCCGTACGCCTTTCCAAACGCATGTCCGAAATGGGCCTGTCCTCCCGCCGCGAAGCCGATGACTGGATTGCGAAAGGCTGGGTCCGGGTCGACGGCAAGGTCGTCAGCGAACTGGGCAGCAAAGTGCTCCCGCACCAGAAGATCACGGTGGAGCGCCAGGCCGCGGCCGAACAGTCGAAACGCGTGACGGTGCTGATCAACAAGCCGGTCGGCTACGTCAGCGGCCAGGCCGAGGATGGCTACAAGCCGGCCGTGGTCTTGGTCAAACCGGAGAACCGCTGGAAGGACGATCCCTCGCCCGAGCAGTTCCATCCCACCCAGCTGCGCTCCCTGGTGCCGGCCGGGCGCCTCGACATCGATTCGGTCGGCCTGCTGGTGCTGACCCAGGACGGCCGCATTGCGCGCCAGCTGATCGGCGAGGACACGGCGATCGAAAAGGAATACCTGGTGCGCGTGCAGTACACGAAGCCGGGCAAGCTGCCGGACGCCGAGCTGAAGAAGCTGAACCACGGCCTGTGGATGGACGGCAAGCCGCTGCTGCCGGCCAAGGTGCGCTGGCAGAACGAAGACCAGCTCAGCTTCACGCTGAAGGAAGGCCGCAAACGGCAGATCCGGCGCATGTGCGACATGGTCGGGCTGAAGGTGATCGGCCTGAAGCGGGTGCGGATCGGCCGCGTCAAGCTGGGCGACCTGCCGCCGGGGCAGTGGCGCTACCTCGGGGCGGACGAAGGTTTTTGA